A genomic segment from Thermotoga neapolitana DSM 4359 encodes:
- a CDS encoding type II toxin-antitoxin system HicB family antitoxin, whose translation MRKIFTAIIEYDPETKQYVGMVPDVPGVHTVGSSLEEVRRNLKEVLELVLEEAGDEINHQEFVALEMIEVET comes from the coding sequence GTGCGCAAAATTTTCACAGCTATCATTGAATACGATCCTGAAACAAAGCAATATGTTGGAATGGTTCCAGATGTTCCAGGTGTGCATACTGTAGGTAGTTCCTTAGAAGAAGTGAGAAGGAATTTAAAAGAGGTGCTTGAGCTCGTATTGGAGGAAGCAGGAGATGAAATAAATCACCAGGAATTCGTGGCTCTTGAGATGATAGAGGTGGAAACTTGA
- a CDS encoding type II toxin-antitoxin system HicA family toxin — translation MEKVLLKLGFQRVRQKGSHVFYRHSNGKYTTIPFHARDLPKSLNKKNHP, via the coding sequence ATGGAGAAGGTTTTACTGAAACTTGGATTTCAACGTGTTCGCCAAAAAGGAAGTCATGTGTTCTACAGGCACAGCAATGGAAAGTATACGACCATCCCATTTCATGCAAGAGACTTGCCCAAGTCACTTAATAAGAAAAATCATCCGTGA